In one Amaranthus tricolor cultivar Red isolate AtriRed21 chromosome 8, ASM2621246v1, whole genome shotgun sequence genomic region, the following are encoded:
- the LOC130820618 gene encoding pre-mRNA splicing factor SR-like 1 isoform X2 has translation MGEIQTSRKPIDSLLEKVLCMNILSSDYFRDLYRLKTYHEVIDEIYNQVDHVEPWMTGNCRGPSTAFCLLYKFFTMKLNAKQMHGLLKHPDSPHIRAIGFLYLRYAADPKTLWSWFEPYIRDDEGLS, from the exons ATGGGGGAGATTCAAACTTCAAGAAAGCCAATTGATTCTTTACTGGAGAAGGTCCTGTGTATGAACATTCTTTCTTCAGACTATTTCAGAGACCTTTACCGGTTGAAGACTTACCATGAGGTGATCGATGAAATATACAATCAAGTTGATCATGTGGAGCCATGGATGACTGGAAACTGTCGGGGACCTTCCACTGCCTTTTGTCTCCTGTACAAGTTTTTCACCATGAAGCTCAATGCTAAGCAAATGCATGGGCTACTGAAGCATCCTGATTCTCCGCACATAAGAGCT ATTGGATTCCTGTACCTAAGGTATGCCGCAGACCCAAAAACATTGTGGAGCTGGTTTGAACCATATATTAGAGATGATGAG GGGTTATCATGA
- the LOC130820618 gene encoding pre-mRNA splicing factor SR-like 1 isoform X3, translating to MGEIQTSRKPIDSLLEKVLCMNILSSDYFRDLYRLKTYHEVIDEIYNQVDHVEPWMTGNCRGPSTAFCLLYKFFTMKLNAKQMHGLLKHPDSPHIRAIGFLYLRYAADPKTLWSWFEPYIRDDEES from the exons ATGGGGGAGATTCAAACTTCAAGAAAGCCAATTGATTCTTTACTGGAGAAGGTCCTGTGTATGAACATTCTTTCTTCAGACTATTTCAGAGACCTTTACCGGTTGAAGACTTACCATGAGGTGATCGATGAAATATACAATCAAGTTGATCATGTGGAGCCATGGATGACTGGAAACTGTCGGGGACCTTCCACTGCCTTTTGTCTCCTGTACAAGTTTTTCACCATGAAGCTCAATGCTAAGCAAATGCATGGGCTACTGAAGCATCCTGATTCTCCGCACATAAGAGCT ATTGGATTCCTGTACCTAAGGTATGCCGCAGACCCAAAAACATTGTGGAGCTGGTTTGAACCATATATTAGAGATGATGAG GAATCATGA
- the LOC130820618 gene encoding pre-mRNA splicing factor SR-like 1 isoform X1 gives MGEIQTSRKPIDSLLEKVLCMNILSSDYFRDLYRLKTYHEVIDEIYNQVDHVEPWMTGNCRGPSTAFCLLYKFFTMKLNAKQMHGLLKHPDSPHIRAIGFLYLRYAADPKTLWSWFEPYIRDDEEFSPGSTGTMTTMGVYVRDLLLGQYYFDTLFPRVPVPVLRQIVSHLEKMKLPTKSSGSIGENSRMGSEDTARRPPSVKAALSVSFGQRAPHRASTRDSSPVRRTLPPLPYDRGGSEDSRRSPNRHRSQSRELSDREYPDRDRNKGRNYDRERGNYCERELRDRDRDREKSRERELRDRDRDRERSRNRERSHDRDQSYDRERERKHDYDKFRYSERDGGRRDRENGRYSDYRSHRSRSRSRSRSRSRSKSRKSLSPLHNERFDNYSSSQGDKSKEKAMVSSNLAKLKDLYGDLSDQKGDAGTDRGYNKNSGAEEVIRLGGSNWR, from the exons ATGGGGGAGATTCAAACTTCAAGAAAGCCAATTGATTCTTTACTGGAGAAGGTCCTGTGTATGAACATTCTTTCTTCAGACTATTTCAGAGACCTTTACCGGTTGAAGACTTACCATGAGGTGATCGATGAAATATACAATCAAGTTGATCATGTGGAGCCATGGATGACTGGAAACTGTCGGGGACCTTCCACTGCCTTTTGTCTCCTGTACAAGTTTTTCACCATGAAGCTCAATGCTAAGCAAATGCATGGGCTACTGAAGCATCCTGATTCTCCGCACATAAGAGCT ATTGGATTCCTGTACCTAAGGTATGCCGCAGACCCAAAAACATTGTGGAGCTGGTTTGAACCATATATTAGAGATGATGAG GAATTTTCGCCTGGATCCACTGGTACAATGACAACAATGGGGGTGTATGTGCGGGACTTACTTCTCGGACAG TATTATTTCGACACCCTTTTCCCTCGGGTACCTGTACCTGTATTGCGGCAGATTGTCTCCCACCTTGAAAAGATGAAGCTCCCAACAAAGTCTTCAGGTTCAATAGGGGAGAACAGTCGGATGGGATCAGAAGATACAGCACGTCGTCCTCCTTCTGTTAAGGCTGCTCTTTCTGTTTCTTTTGGGCAGCGTGCTCCTCATCGGGCATCAACTAGGGACTCCTCTCCTGTTCGACGTACTCTACCACCACTTCCCTATGATCGGGGTGGCAGTGAGGATTCTCGTAGATCTCCAAACAGGCATCGCAGTCAAAGCCGAGAATTGTCTGACAGAGAGTACCCTGATAGGGATAGGAACAAAGGAAGGAACTATGATCGGGAGCGAGGAAACTATTGTGAGAGAGAGCTCCGGGATCGAGATAGGGACAGAGAAAAGAGCCGTGAAAGAGAGCTTCGAGATCGTGATAGGGACAGAGAAAGGAGCCGTAACAGAGAAAGGAGTCATGATAGAGATCAAAGTTATGATAGAGAGAGAGAACGGAAGCATGATTATGATAAATTCCGGTATTCAGAAAGGGACGGTGGCAGAAGGGATAGAGAGAATGGAAGATATAGTGATTACCGTTCTCATAGAAGTAGGAGCCGTAGCAGGAGCCGAAGCAGGAGCAGGAGCAAAAGTCGGAAGTCTCTTTCTCCCCTTCATAACGAACGATTTGATAATTATTCGAGCTCACAAGGTGATAAAAGCAAAGAGAAAGCGATGGTGTCGTCCAACCTGGCCAAGCTTAAGGATCTATATGGTGACTTGAGCGATCAAAAAGGCGATGCTGGCACGGACAGAGGGTACAACAAGAATAGTGGCGCTGAAGAGGTTATAAGATTAGGGGGTTCAAATTGGAGGTGA